The proteins below come from a single Cannabis sativa cultivar Pink pepper isolate KNU-18-1 chromosome 3, ASM2916894v1, whole genome shotgun sequence genomic window:
- the LOC133035702 gene encoding uncharacterized protein LOC133035702 has product MSLRRSIRINGNRNIHVDAAPAPARGEGRGDGRRGGRRGGQSDRGGRQGASVAPVDEVALEQQQAPPNAQAEILRENARIHEELTQEIARLRAQNEELRRNQNPPVRNLALQPAALNPEPMQHFEPVYERFRKQQPPIFNGSSDSLEAEEWLRSVESILEYMDLSDRERVSCAASLLKKDARIWWEVVRQSRNITIMTWLDFVDVFNRKYYSAAILAAKEDEFMNLRQNNLTVTEYARKFDRLAKFAQEIVPTEALRVKRFLKGMNPMIKKDVKIMVGTNTVYAEVLEKALEAELLENDIKKENAAKWEARRNNGGNQENKRKHEGNHSNDRDKKGKAVVQNNNNGVKRSYVEFPICPTCNRKHLGECKMKSGVCYNCGQPGHLKKNCPKGQKKENQVAPARVFALTRGEAATSNTVVSDQGN; this is encoded by the exons ATGTCTCTAAGAAGATCAATTCGAATCAACGGCAATAGAAACATCCACGTGGATGCAGCTCCAGCACCCGCAAGGGGCGAAGGCCGAGGTGATGGTCGACGCGGAGGCCGACGTGGAGGCCAAAGCGATAGGGGAGGTAGACAAGGAGCATCGGTAGCACCGGTAGATGAAGTAGCACTCGAACAACAACAAGCACCTCCCAATGCTCAAGCTGAGATACTCCGAGAAAACGCTCGTATACATGAGGAGCTAACTCAAGAAATTGCAAGGCTACGAGCTCAGAATGAGGAGTTACGCCGGAATCAAAATCCACCCGTTAGAAACCTAGCTCTTCAACCAGCTGCATTGAATCCAGAACCAATGCAACATTTTGAACCTGTGTACGAGCGATTCAGGAAACAACAACCACCAATATTCAATGGAAGCTCGGACTCACTTGAAGCTGAGGAATGGTTGCGCTCAGTGGAGTCCATATTAGAATATATGGACCTCAGTGATAGGGAAAGAGTATCCTGTGCTGCCAGCCTACTTAAAAAGGATGCACGGATCTGGTGGGAAGTAGTAAGACAAAGTCGCAACATAACAATTATGACCTGGTTGGACTTTGTTGATGTGTTCAACAGGAAATACTACAGTGCCGCCATACTGGCTGCAAAAGAAGATGAGTTTATGAATCTGAGGCAGAACAATCTCACTGTCACGGAGTATGCTAGGAAATTTGACCGtctggcaaagtttgcacaagAGATCGTACCAACCGAGGCCCTTCGGGTCAAAAGGTTCTTGAAGGGGATGAACCCCATGATTAAAAAAGATGTGAAAATCATGGTGGGGACCAACACAGTTTATGCTGAGGTGTTAGAAAAAGCTCTTGAAGCTGAGTTGCTCGAAAATGATATAAAGAAGGAGAATGCTGCTAAGTGGGAAGCCCGAAGAAACAATGGAGGAAATCAAGAGAATAAGAGAAAACACGAGGGAAATCACAGTAATGATCGTGATAAAAAGGGGAAAGCAGTGgtccaaaataacaacaatgggGTGAAAAGGTCCTATGTAGAATTCCCAATTTGCCCCACATGCAATAGGAAACATCTTGGGGAGTGTAAGATGAAGTCAGGGGTGTGCTACAATTGCGGGCAGCCAGGCCATCTGAAGAAAAATTGCCCAAAGGGACAAAAGAAGGAGAACCAAGTcgctcctgctcgagtgtttgctCTCACCAGAGGAGAAGCGGCCACAAGCAACACTGTTGTCTCAG ACCAAGGTAACTGA